From the genome of Zalophus californianus isolate mZalCal1 chromosome 6, mZalCal1.pri.v2, whole genome shotgun sequence, one region includes:
- the LOC113910169 gene encoding proteasome maturation protein-like: protein MNARGLGSQLKNSIPVTELSASGPFESHDLRKGLPCVKNELLPSHPLELSEKNFQLNQDKMNFSTLRNIQGLFAPLKLQMEFKAVQQVQRLPFLPSSNLSLDILRGNDETIGFEDILNDPSQSELMGEPHLMVEYKLGLL from the coding sequence ATGAATGCCAGAGGACTTGGATCTCAGTTAAAGAACAGTATTCCAGTCACTGAACTTTCAGCAAGTGGACCTTTTGAAAGTCATGATCTTCGAAAAGGCCTTCCTTGtgtgaaaaatgaacttttgccCAGTCATCCTCttgaattatcagaaaaaaatttccagcTCAACcaagataaaatgaatttttccacACTAAGAAACATCCAGGGTCTGTTTGCTCCACTAAAATTACAAATGGAGTTCAAGGCAGTGCAGCAGGTACAGCGTCTCCCATTTCTTCCAAGCTCAAACCTTTCACTGGATATTTTGAGGGGTAATGATGAGACTATTGGATTTGAAGATATTCTTAATGACCCATCACAAAGTGAACTAATGGGAGAACCACACTTGATGGTGGAATATAAACTCGGTTTACTGTAA